GAAGTAAGCCAAAGCCTGTAGCTACCAGTGAAGCTCAGTTCTACCCACGGGAGGAgtcccattaaaaaaaccccatttgaTCAAGCAATCACCTCTATAGGTGAGAAGTTTAGTGTCTGAAAATATATGCATCACAGCTGAAAATAGTATCTCACTAAGATTTGTAAACTCAGAAAAAGAGTCTGCTTACAGTGTCACTGCCTAACACCTTCCAGGAAGAACAGAGATTTTTGTCCTATAGTTGCTCATTTTCAGCTTCAGTCAAAGCCTCAAAATTagaagatgcttttaaaaaatacggTCTGGATTTCCCCTGCAATCTCAAGGCAATGTGTTTTACCGAATCACAGAACcaaagaatattctgaattggaagAGACCGACAAGaatcgagtccaactcctggtcctgcacaggacagttCCAAGAATCACACCGTGGGCCATACTTCTGTAAGCAGACTTTGCACAATCCATAAATATCTTTAGGTCCTTCTAATGGACAAAGCTTTTTAATTCTGCCATCTCCTGTCAAAACAGGATTTTCTGCAAAGTTTACCTTCATAAAAATTGAATTGCTTGTAATTTACTTGTCTCACTCAAAAGGACAGAGGATAAAGGAGAGATCTGGTGAACATAATGTATCTGGATTCTCAAAAAGCTGTGGGCAAGGTTCCACACCAAAGGTTATTAAAGAAATGAAGCTGTCATGGGATCACAGGAGTTATTTTATGGAGTGAGAGCTGGTTGCAGAATGGCAAAGGGTGAGGAAGAGTCAGCTGTGGAGGGTCCTGGAGATTGGTGCAGGAACCAGTTTTGTTTCGTATACGACCTGTGGCTGGGGAAAGGAGTGAGCAGCGATAGCTCTGTGTTCACAGTGCTACTGGAGTTTTGCTGGTATCCAAACACCACACAGGTAGCAAGAGGCATCTGAAGGACCACACTAAACCaagtgggaaaaagaagtgGCAGGTAGGCTTGGGTGCAGATAAATGTGAATTGCTGCCATAGGGAGTTGTGGATGTGACTGTATCAACAGGCTCAGAAAAGAGCTAGACAAATTTGGGACACTAGGCCAAGAGATGAATAGTGAAGGACTAGGCAAGGGTATACCCTCTAACATTCCCAATCCAACAGCTGTTGGAATAAGGCACTGAGGGAATAAGTAGGGAATGTTCTGCTGAAAGTAGCTGGGCAAAGGTGCTCTCCTTACCTGGCTTCTCCCATTGCCAGTGCTGGAGACATGGCGTGGTGCTGGGAGCACCCAGCACCACGGATGTGGCTTATGTTCCTACTTTGACGAAAATTCTGGTACAAGAAAATCTGAACAAAGACTTTCAGCTATCAAAAGAAGTTgttttttataatattttgattatttttagtgctttaacactgttaaaaacaaaaagcaaagtaTTACAATATTATCAAAATTTTGCTATTCTTTAAGAACTATCTTGATAGATCTGGAtcagttttcttccttgtaaaatgggttttgattttgaattttcattttggatTAGAACTGAAGCATATTTTGCAATATTGTCATTTTTGGTAGAACAGAAACATCAATTTCCAGTCAGCTCTAgtgattatttccttttctaatgCTTGTCAGCCTCTCCTTTATCATCCTGACATTCTCTGTGACCCTGAAGCCAAGGTCCATGAGAAAGTGGCAGGGGGCGGTTTCTGTGTTGCTTGCTGTGCTTATAGCTTGTACTGTGGTTTGGGATTCTCCAGACTATTTTCCCTATTTCTGTTCAGCTGTGGGATCTGCTTCCCACAAGGCATCTTGCCATACCGCCTCTCCCaatccttttcttcccttccttcctcccaggTTTTCTTGTGTGAGTCTGACAACTCTGTGATAAtcattcctcctcctcaccgCTCTCCACAGGGATCTGTGTGGGTGGGCATAGCTGGTGTACAGAGCACAGCTCTCTTCTCTCTATGTACTCATGAAATTCGCCAAAAGCCTTCCCACCAGCAATAAACTTCTCCTTCACAGAAGATCCATAGCAAAATACACACTCATTTTActagagctggagctggcactggAAAATTATGACTGATTTTCCAAATCAAGCACTGCTTAGGAGTCATCCCCAGAGAAATCTGGCTTCTTGGCTTCAGAGCAGTTTCCAAAGTGCTGGAGACAAATGCAGGCATCTTGGGAGCTGGAGCCCAGTGGTCATCCATGTCACCAGCTGAGTGTGGTGGCgcagcagaacacagagcaTGCTCCCCCAAGGcattgctgctgtgctggccaggCAGACACAGGACAGTGTGGGACATGCCAAACCTATCAGCTGCTTTTGGGGTGACTCACGCAGGGACGTGCACCCAAGTAACTGAGGCGTGGGCAGGATTTCGCTCAATGCATCATCTGCTTGTGACAGTGCTTCCCCCCACACAAGGGAATATACCCTTTAAATTTCTCTATTTAAATACCTGTCTTGCTGCCTGCTGGTGTGTGGGCTCCAACTAACTACAGTTGTAAAAAACCCAATACGTCCATGAGACTGGCTCTGAGAGATGCGTCAGCTCGGAGCTCCCTAACGGTCAGCCCCAGCAGAACTGCCAGGGCACGAGAGAAACTGAATCAGATTCCTTTTCTCAAATACAGCAAACACAGAAGCAAATAAGCCAGAAAACTACATCTTTGGGGACCACATTCTTGTGATGAAGTAGTTAGGGATAAATCTCCTGCTATGAAGGCAAGGACATAGTCTTGACCTTCTTTAAATGAGATCAGTGAAACTTCCCTCTCTGCATTCTTCCGTGAAACTAATAACTTACTATGCAAGCACAGGCTCCAAGGACTTATCCTTTGGTTATAGCTTGCATGTACTACTGTGCCTTGAGGAGATCTGTGGGTACAGTTGGTGGTGGAGTCTACACCCCATGattatcatcatcatcctcatcatccaAACCAGCTACCCATCACCTGAAACACTTTGGGTAGCTGTTTTCATTAGAGAAGCAGAGGATTTGGATGGTTCAGGTTTTGGCACAGAATCTGGTGGATCCTTAGCCCACGGAGAGCAGAGAGGGTGAGATGTGCACATCTGCCTGAAGAACTTCAACTGAGCCTACAGGAGAAGTTGATGCTGGAAGCCTTGCCAGGGCATTTTCCTGTACAGAGAAAAAcctgaggaaggaaaggagctTGTTGACAGCACACAAACCAGACAAGGAAAGCAGGATGCTGGCACTCATGTTCATGGCAAACAGCTGCATAAGCTGAACTCAAacctaaaaaatgaaaatctccAAAACCAATTACCATTCAACCGCTGTTGAGCCCCTCCTTCTGATTCATCACCACCTTTCCACAGATCTGTGAAGTGTGGGTTCACCTCATCACTTGGGGTCATCCTCTGACAGCACAGTCAGCTACTGTAAGCCTGTGAAGGGAAATATTGTTTTCCTCAGATCACATTTTTTGAGATAATGGCTCAGCAGTCAGAATGAAATCATCAAACAATAAGATGAGCCACAGCAAAAGCAATAGATACTGGTGGGTGGTTTTGACCAATTGGCTAATAAAAGACACATCAATTTTATATTGCAAGTTTATTATAGTAATACAATCAGATTAAATGATTTTCACAGCTAGTATACCTAATTACATCAGGCTATGTATATATACTTTATTCCAGCACGTTACAatcttttttatctttaatCATGCAGCGAGTAATGTGAAACACAATTATAGGGAAGATTCTTTTTCACCCctaaaaaagagaaaccaaaatttaaaaagtatggCTTTATAAGAAAGTAATATCATACAATGAACATTCATTTGTACTTGGGCATGGCAATATTCAGTTTTAATAAGTGAACAACTGCATCTGTCACTGCCATGCTGATTCCAAAAATGcaagggagctgggaacagggaaaTGCCATCGATGTTAGAGATGgaaaatatatatctatatacatTCAGagtatgaaaaatataaaaaatgttttcagggaTTAAGTGTCACATTTATTTGTATGCTGAAGTCAGAGTTATGGAGCCTTGAAGAACACAAATGCACaaagggtttgttttcatttagacCAACAAACATCAGTAGTGATGGAAGTGACTTAAAAAGCGTTACTTCAGGTGCAGGGAGGTGTAACTGAGGTCAGAATCTGTCCTGTCCTTCCTGCTAATGATGCTGCAGAAATAGACAGAAGCATAGGGTTAGGAAGTCATAGGTAGCTGAATTTTGCTGGCAAcccagaaaaatagaaagacaaaGATGTATGTttaagagattttattttttaaaaaaatgtgttctaGAATAAAGTGTGGCCAGCATCACAAACCCTTTGCTGGATGATTGTAGTGATGATTGTAGTTGCTGGCAAGCAGAAGCCCTTGTGCTTGGTGTTTGGGGTAAAACACCCActttagaaagaaaaccaaaactgcTGTCTCTTTacaagagaagaagaaatgtcCTTAcctgtcagcagcacagagacTGGGACACACACACTGACCTTGTGAAAAGGCTGCTTCCGTAGGGCATCGCTCAGTGCTGGTACGAGGAGTGCAGTGGGTGAGTGCTGGCAGTCGATTTCGGGCTCGCCAGGAGAGGGCAGGCAGACACACACGTGTGCGACAAGAGGGCAGGCAGACGCTCACACGTGTGTGACAAGAGGGCAGGCACTCACACATGTGGGACAAGAGGGCAGGTAGACAGTCACACGTGTGTGACAAGAGGGCAGGCACTCGTGTGACAAGAAGGCAAGCAGACACGTGTGCGACAGAGGGCAGGCAGACACACCTGTGTGACGAGGGCAGACACACTCACACGTGTGACAAGAGGGAATGCAGACACATGTGACAAGAGGGCAGACATACCTGTGTGACAAGAGGGAATGAAGACACATGTGACAAGAGGGCAGACACACTCACACGTGTGACAAGAGGGCAGGCACTCACACGCGCACACACGCATCTGTGCATTTTCACTCACTCCCATCCCCCCCACTGTGCTCACTGAAGTGCTTCTCACCAAAACCAAAGGCTCACACATACAGACAACTCAGATCCTTACAATGCCTCTCCtcaaaattgaaattaaaaagatgCAACCTGTAGAACCAACCTAAATCCAAAGATCAGAAAAGACTTTACCCTCTCCCCATTTCTCTCTtgtctttattctttttcccaAGTTCAGAAATACAGATCTTAGAGACACTTACTCAGTATGTAGATATGCAGAATGTAAACATCACCACACAGCACCCTGCACTCTTTTTGATTAACAAACTCACCAACATATTTGCCATGCAAGCAAAGGGATTTTTCAAGACCATCAGGTTGCAGGAagtctgcaaaatattttgagtttaCTTTTGCTAATGACCTGGCTTAGAaagaatggaggaaaaaaaccaacacagacAGGGCTGAGGTAGATTTGGCCATATCTGATGTAATGTCACTGTATTGAGCAGGAAGACAAATGGGATCTCAAACTAACAGGCAGATCACCACAATATAAGCAAACATGGTTTAGGGAAAAGATTTCCCCATTCCAGCAGAAGGAGTGCCTGTCCTGCAGTCATATTGCTACAGGCAATGGAAAGAATTGTTACTACCATGCTAATGACCCTAAACTTTGGCCCATTGGGACTGCACATGGGAGGCCTGATGTGATTGAGAGCCAGCTGGTGCTTCATCTCTCTGAAACGgtcaggaaaaggaggaatggGGGGGGGGTGGCAGGAGTGGAGTGATCTTTCCTGTGTGCTTAGTTGCCTGTTACACTCTGGGCTGGACACACCAGAATTTTACATGTTGGCCAACAGTAGACCAGCAGCTTTCTTCCAGGCTGGGGTACCAGTCACAGGAATGCCCCAGGAAGAAACTGTTCAAGACAATTAATCTTCTATCCTCTCCCTTGGCAGGTGGATTGAGGGGAGCCTCCCACATGGACAAATGCATGCACACAAAGCATCCTGCTGTCTGCTACAAATCCACCCATAAAGCCTGAAGTGCCTGATTCCTGACCTCTGCATTGATCCCAACTATAGCAGCCAACAAGAGACCCCTGCACCATGTTACACTCGCTTGCTCCCAGTGGGCTGCTCCGGCTCTCTGAGTACAGCCTCCTGCCTTAATAGGAAAGTGCTCTCTGGTAATGTCGACAGTGCCTAGCTGCCTCCTTGGATTTGTAAGATGaacagccctgccctcccttctgtcttttctgaaaCTCTTTACAGCACTGAAACTCACATGGTTTCGAGCCGGTGCAATAGCACTGGATGatttccatttcctcctttcCCGGGATCTCTGCTCCCGGGACCTAATTACTATTCTAATAATATCCTTCACCAGCCTCCTCCGCCTCTCACCCACCGACATCCGGATGAGATACCGCAGCGCTGCGGGGACAAACCCAATCCTGCTCCTCTGAATTCGCGGGGTGCCACAGGGGCCGTGCTCTGCATAGTCACTCCGGGCAGCCATGAGAGCCTGCTCTgtcctctgcctccagctccgGGTTTTCGGGGGAATATGTGCCGGTGCTGGGGAGCCTGAGGGCTCGGCAGAAACAGCTGAGCCACCGCTTATAATGCAAATCTGCCTTTGCTTCCCAAGCTGTGACAGCCTctgtctgcagcacaggctgctgggcGAGCAGCCTTCCCCCAAAACCCTCACCCAGCACTGACCCTGCATTTCCCCGTTCGCAGCCTCCCCCATTGAAGGCGGAGGAATAGACACAGATGGAGAAGGACATTCAAGTCCCCAGGGGCAGGGGTGGAGGGACACTGCAGCACCAGGGATGTGGGATTTCAGGAGAAGGGTTAACTCCTTCATGGCCTGCTTGCCACTTTTAGGGCTGGGCTGACATTTTCTCTACCTCACCAGCCAGCCTGCTTATTCACCTGGCCCAGCGCAAGTCGCACCGGAACTGAGGTTCTCCCACGGCATGTGGGAAGAGATGGCTGGGAGGAGCATCCCAGTGTCTCAGGAAGGATGTTCCAGGTAGCTGTCAGTGGCATGTTCTGCAGCATCACAGTAAATCTCCACCTGGCCATGGCTGGCATTGCCAATGTCCTGGCACACAGGAGGTAGCCCACGCAGAGGGAAACTAAATGGAAGTTCTCCCTGTGCTGACGGAAAGAAGGGCGCAGGTCCAGCATGGCCTCcttggcacaggcagggaatTAGCCAGATGAGACACGAGCCATTTTTGCACAAAGCAATTGATATTTGACTGCACATCCTTTCTTAGCTAGAGCCTTGTGGaaagcagtttgtgctccaCAGCCTTGGGCTCCAAATCCAGCTGAAGAGAAGAGTGagttccttcctctctgctgcccagTATGGATCTGGGAAGTGAGTTATGCTACTTCAGCAGAACAGAGGGTTGCACTTACAAAGAGGGGGAACCGCTGGGGTACAAAATAAGGGATGTCCCCCAAAGGGAGTCGGGAttctgccactgctctgctggtgctgagaACAGCCCGGAGAGCAGGACCAGTGCCTTGAGCAGAGAGGGCAGCGTGGTTCAGAGCTACCCAGAaggctgcccagccccagcccagctttCTGCACATTCACCCTGCCCACAGTGCCCAGTCAGTGGGAACATTTTGTAATTTCCAGGATAAGGACTTCTGTCTGGATCTGAGTGGCAAAAATATTCCAATTGACAACAAGTAACAACTTTTAAGAGCAGTATATCATACCCCAGCTGAGGATAACTAACAAATGCCTGTGGCGCTGAGACCCACAGGGAAATCAAATTAGTGAGCTTCATCTCCTGTAGAGATACATGCTAAAACACAGGTCAAGGAGAAATAATGTCACTTATGAAAGACAGGGCTCCCACTGTCCCTGCTCCAATTGCCACTTGTTTACtggacagcagggaaaatggTTCTTTCCCCATTGCACAAGTAGAGGCATCAGGGCTGGGATTGCCTTTAACCCCCTTGCTCCCAGGTGAGACTGGATAGTCTCCATTATCTTTTCTGTGGATCTTTATTTCCCATCCCCCAGGAATATACACTCACTGCCCCTCTCTGAACTCCCGCCCTCCACACCATGACCTGCCATAAAGTAACTCGGTAGGATCAGTTATCCTACAGGAATTGcctctgcatccctgcagcaTCAGCCATGGACTTTGTGGTTATTACTAATAATGCTTGATCATTGTTAGAAAGGAAACACGATGTTTGAACCTTGTTGGTAGGGGATGGTATTTCTCCCAGCTCTAGCAGAACACAGTCCCACAGTGACACCATTTGAAAATCCCACTGGGCACGTAGTTCCTTTTAACCCAGGTACATTACACAGGATACAGTTATCATATTGGGAATTCAGATACACTGATACCAGCTGACAACTAAGAAACCAAACATAACACAGTCTCAACTACAGTTAACCCTTCACATgcacaacaaaacagaaaacgAGGAAGGCTTTTGCCTTTAAAAGTGCCGTGCCTGCAATCAGttagaaaagacatttaaaatctCGTCACAAAGTATTGGATTTTCCAGCATAGCCTAATAGGTGAAGTACTAAAATCACACTAAAATGCAGAGGGTGGTGGGTGACCAGCTCCTCTAAGTTGCCTTTGAAAATCCAAGACCCATTGAATAAAGTCAAGGAAAAACATTTACCATATTTTTTGCCGGTAGCTTTTTGCCATAGGATGGTAAGGGCTTTAGTGCCTGAGGTATAGGTAGTTCCTGGATGCTTTTAGGGAagtgggaagggggaagagTCTGGAGAATAGTTTGCATAGCTTGCAGATATAAAGAAGCAGGTGTGTTCCCCACCAGGCTGTTGAATTTGTCTTCTCCCAGCAAAGCTGTCCAGTGGTCTGGATGCTCCTGCAGAACTTTCCGCATCTTAAACTGTGGGTTGGGCATGAAGAGCAAGAGGTAGTCGAGGCAGAGCTTCTTTGATGCGACATTGACTTTGGAGTCCCACATCTGCTCCAGGATGACGTCCAGCGGGGTAAGCCCTTTACTGTCCTCTATCCTGGGAGATGCTCCATTCCCGAGGAGGATGAGGACCGTTTCTGACCTCAGCAGTTCACAGGCAAGGTGCAGGGGTGTTTTCCCATCTTCCAGATGAAAGCAACCAGCCCTATTGATATAGGAGTTCAAGCTGGGGAGCTTGTGTGCAATTTTGATGATCAGTCCCAAGATATCTCTCCTGTCATATGTGACCGCCATGGCTAGGTGAGGAGCAGAGGATGGACAATAGCAGAAATGTTCCCCAGGCACCTTGAGAGCCTCCTCTGGAAAATGAGACAGCAGATACTGAGCATAAGGCAGGTGATTATGCACCACTGCATAGAGAAGGGCTTCTGAAGGTGAGTAGGTTCGAAGGCTGGCATTTTCCTCCCAGTAAAAATACTCCATAGTTCTCATGTCTTCCAGCATCCACACAGGTTTGTGATCTCTCACAGCCTGGTAGAACATATAGGATAAGAACTTGCAGTGCCTGCTCTGATCATCCTGCAGGCTGGCCTGGTTACTGGCCATGGCTCAGCAAATAAAGAACAGCTCCACGTAAAATCACTCCAGACTGTAAGATCGGTGCACTTGGAATGCTGATCCTGATGCTGCTGCAACCTTCAGGCTGTCATTGCTGCCTGGACTGCACTAGCTGGAATGCATGGGCTGATCATCTCCACCCATTCattgtttttcccctcactgcAGTGGTTTTGTTTAGGTAAGCACAATCCCACAGGCTCAGTTAACCCGTGCCATGCAAGCAGATGGTTGGTGAGTACATCTCGCTCTGCGCGTGGCACAGGTTACTGAAACACTATCAGACTGCCAGTGATTCTATACACACACAGCCACAGAGAACAGAGGGAGAGACTAAAATTAGCTTGAGAGGTGAGGCGGATTTCTGTCTGCATTTCGTGTCTAACCAGATCAGCTCATACACTGCAGCAAGTGGAATAGCAATATtcctctattttatttttttttcatgtcactCACACACACGCAGCTCATTATATAGTAAAAAATATGTAGCAGTGTAAAATACTCCACAGCTGATAATAGGCACAATTCCATGCTCGGGAAATCAAGGGATTGGTAGCGGTAGCACTAGGAAGGGATCcctattttataaataatggTATGGCTGGCCACTTAGGAGACACTGATGTTAATGGATTGTCTATAAGGCATTAGCAATGTTTAAGATGCCAGCATTAatctctgcagagaaaagagTCAAATGGTGTGTGCAGTAATGGTGCCCAGAGTCATAAAGCAGATTGCTGGATTTAAATGCCTGCCTTTGTTTAGCAAGGAAATACCTGGAGTGCCTCCGCTGCACAGCAAGGGCATAAACAAAAGGTTAATGGCCAAACCCCACTGGCAGGTGGGGAGCTTTGATCTAAGAATTTCTCAGATGTCCTGCTCTGGGCCTGGgtcagagccagcagcagtggggggAAGTGGGATTAGACAATCAGACTTGCGCAACGCCCTGGTAAGACACAGACGACCAAGGCCTACAGGTTTCAGGGAAAAGCTCCTGGTTCCTGTCGGATGAGGCAGAAGGACCTGGCCAAAATtaaattcacagaaaagaaatgagcTAAGAGTCCTTTATGGCAAGctgtcatggtttgacactggcctgatgccaggcacccatgagAGCCActtgctcaccctcccctgtcacagctgggcagaggagagaaaaggggaaaaaaaaattaacaaatgcTTTATGAatgagataaggactgggagaaacacttcaagggtGAAACTGGTTCAACTTAAGTTGcgaagtgaatttattactaacagaatcagaggaggataatgagaagtaaaataagcccttagaacaccttccaccccccagcccctccctccttcccaccgacagcacagggagacagggcacgGGGGTTTGGCCAGTCCATCACCgagatttccttctgctgctctggagaggagtcttcccctgtgaggccgtggggtccctcccacgggagacagttctccgtgaACTTCCCCGGGGTGGGTCCACTCTCATGAGCAGCATTCCTACCAcacctgctgcagcgtgagcccctcccatgggcacacagtcctcccaaaactgctgtgccatggacctctctctctttccagagggtgcagtcctccaaggacaggctgctccagcctggaagcagggccctctctctccaccaggtcttccactggatcacagcctcctccaggcatccacctgcctggcacaggcacctcccccacgggctgtgggtggatctctgcatccctcaTGGacccacgggctgcagggggacaaccTGCTTCAC
The window above is part of the Corvus moneduloides isolate bCorMon1 chromosome 3, bCorMon1.pri, whole genome shotgun sequence genome. Proteins encoded here:
- the LOC116441393 gene encoding ankyrin repeat domain-containing protein 9-like isoform X2 produces the protein MASNQASLQDDQSRHCKFLSYMFYQAVRDHKPVWMLEDMRTMEYFYWEENASLRTYSPSEALLYAVVHNHLPYAQYLLSHFPEEALKVPGEHFCYCPSSAPHLAMAVTYDRRDILGLIIKIAHKLPSLNSYINRAGCFHLEDGKTPLHLACELLRSETVLILLGNGASPRIEDSKGLTPLDVILEQMWDSKVNVASKKLCLDYLLLFMPNPQFKMRKVLQEHPDHWTALLGEDKFNSLVGNTPASLYLQAMQTILQTLPPSHFPKSIQELPIPQALKPLPSYGKKLPAKNMHH
- the LOC116441393 gene encoding ankyrin repeat domain-containing protein 9-like isoform X1 translates to MASNQASLQDDQSRHCKFLSYMFYQAVRDHKPVWMLEDMRTMEYFYWEENASLRTYSPSEALLYAVVHNHLPYAQYLLSHFPEEALKVPGEHFCYCPSSAPHLAMAVTYDRRDILGLIIKIAHKLPSLNSYINRAGCFHLEDGKTPLHLACELLRSETVLILLGNGASPRIEDSKGLTPLDVILEQMWDSKVNVASKKLCLDYLLLFMPNPQFKMRKVLQEHPDHWTALLGEDKFNSLVGNTPASLYLQAMQTILQTLPPSHFPKSIQELPIPQALKPLPSYGKKLPAKNMARHF